Proteins encoded within one genomic window of Bradyrhizobium sp. AZCC 1719:
- a CDS encoding DUF2855 family protein produces MQATDFVVARNDLQQCKTIETQLPDAAALPDETLLVKVTRFAFTANNITYAVLGDHLKYWQLFPAPEGFGNVPVWGFGEVIASKHAGIAVGEVLFGYFPMSTHLVIEAADVSKRALRDAAAHRQGVAPVYNAYARVSGDPSFAGRQGDYQALLRPLFMLSFLVDDFLAENEFYGAKSVMLSSASSKTAYGLAHLLHARGNGIKTIGLTSPGNTSFVKSLGCYDEVVTYEDISLLSTNSAVAYVDMAGNTPLRATLHQHFGEQMKYSGIVGLTHRKSSPDEPAQALPGAKPQFFFAPDHIRKRAKEWGPGGVDMRFGAAWSGFVPNLERWMKVSEHRGPAAVQRAYLDTLNGRVPPDHGLILSLSE; encoded by the coding sequence ATGCAAGCCACCGACTTCGTCGTCGCCCGCAACGATCTGCAGCAATGCAAGACCATCGAGACGCAACTGCCCGACGCGGCCGCGCTGCCTGACGAGACGCTGCTGGTAAAGGTGACGCGCTTCGCCTTCACCGCCAACAACATCACCTATGCCGTGCTCGGCGATCATCTAAAATACTGGCAGTTGTTTCCGGCCCCGGAAGGTTTCGGCAACGTTCCGGTATGGGGGTTTGGCGAGGTGATCGCGTCGAAGCATGCCGGGATTGCCGTAGGAGAAGTCCTGTTCGGCTATTTCCCGATGTCGACGCATCTCGTGATCGAAGCCGCCGACGTCAGTAAGCGAGCCTTGCGCGATGCCGCCGCGCACCGGCAGGGCGTGGCGCCGGTCTATAATGCCTATGCGCGGGTCAGCGGCGATCCCTCGTTCGCAGGCAGGCAGGGCGACTATCAGGCGCTGCTGCGCCCCTTGTTCATGCTGTCGTTCCTGGTTGATGACTTTCTCGCCGAGAACGAATTTTATGGCGCAAAAAGCGTGATGCTGTCGTCGGCTTCCAGCAAGACCGCCTACGGGCTCGCGCACCTCCTGCATGCGAGAGGTAACGGCATCAAGACGATCGGCTTGACCTCGCCGGGCAACACGTCCTTCGTCAAATCGCTCGGCTGTTACGATGAGGTCGTGACCTATGAGGACATAAGCTTGCTGTCGACGAACTCTGCGGTCGCCTATGTCGACATGGCCGGCAATACTCCATTACGTGCGACGCTGCACCAGCACTTCGGCGAGCAAATGAAATACAGCGGAATCGTTGGGCTCACGCATCGCAAGTCATCGCCTGATGAACCGGCGCAGGCACTACCCGGCGCCAAGCCGCAATTCTTCTTCGCGCCGGACCATATCCGCAAGCGCGCCAAGGAGTGGGGACCGGGCGGCGTCGACATGCGGTTCGGCGCCGCATGGTCCGGCTTCGTCCCGAACCTGGAACGTTGGATGAAGGTGAGCGAGCACCGCGGGCCTGCGGCCGTTCAACGCGCCTATCTCGACACCCTCAACGGCCGCGTCCCGCCGGATCACGGGCTGATCCTGTCGCTCTCGGAATAG
- a CDS encoding DUF3280 domain-containing protein gives MRHIALVLAPAIVLAAAGAAETAAPPPIKIAVFPFELEDFSAGAAYVPPDDVDREQLRLSTEETRRLIAASGRYQLVDVSAVNDQAAKAGKLRDCDGCEARIAAGLGADQSMIGIVTRITRTEYAVTYKLRDARSGALVDVKQTDLRMGANVAWSRGARWLIERRLLEQ, from the coding sequence ATGCGCCACATCGCCCTCGTCCTCGCTCCGGCCATCGTGCTCGCGGCGGCGGGGGCTGCCGAGACGGCCGCGCCGCCTCCGATCAAGATCGCGGTGTTTCCGTTCGAACTGGAGGATTTCAGCGCCGGAGCTGCCTACGTCCCTCCTGACGACGTCGACCGCGAGCAGTTGCGGCTTTCGACGGAGGAAACGCGTCGGCTGATCGCAGCATCCGGGCGCTACCAACTGGTCGACGTCAGCGCCGTGAACGACCAGGCAGCGAAGGCAGGCAAGTTGCGGGATTGCGACGGCTGCGAAGCCAGGATCGCCGCCGGCCTCGGCGCAGATCAGTCGATGATCGGGATCGTCACGCGTATCACCCGAACGGAATACGCGGTCACCTACAAGCTTCGCGATGCCCGGTCCGGGGCGCTGGTGGATGTCAAGCAGACCGACCTGCGCATGGGCGCGAACGTGGCCTGGAGCCGCGGGGCGCGGTGGCTGATCGAGCGCCGTCTGCTGGAGCAGTGA
- a CDS encoding flavin-containing monooxygenase — MLDRTDDSSVAADTWLAQFEEALGKPDEGLLKTLFHPDSYWRDVLALSWNIQTLNGADAILEALPPLAHRMAPAGFAIAPDRAAPRKVMRAGTNAIEAIFRFETRVGRGNGIIRLIPDADDGNRLKAWTLLTELGELKGFEEQLGVNRPRGNAYSRDFRGPNWLDLRKASAGYSDRDPTVLVIGGGQSGLSIAARLKQLNVDTLIVDREMRIGDNWRKRYHALTLHNQVQVNHLPYMPFPPSWPTYIPKDKLANWFEAYVEAMELNFWTGTEFEGGSYNETEGRWTVTLRCADGSKRSMHPRHVVLATGVSGIPSVPDIPGLKDFAGKVMHSSQYDDGENWKGKRAIVIGTGNSGHDIAQDLHSSGAHVALFQRSSTLVVSIEPSAQLVYAPYNEGTLEDNDLIVTSMPLKLARKSHALTAEKSKALDTELLEGLERVGFKLDFGEDNTGWQFKYLTRGGGYYFNVGCSDLIVRGDIALKQFADLDTFTAAGAKMKDGETIAADLVVLATGYKRQEELVRKLFGERIEKRVGTIWGFGEEQELRNMYTRTGQPGLWLIAGGLAQCRIGSKHLALQIKAIEEGLLPR; from the coding sequence ATGCTCGACAGGACGGACGACAGTTCGGTTGCCGCCGACACTTGGCTTGCGCAGTTTGAAGAAGCGCTCGGAAAACCCGACGAAGGGTTGTTGAAGACGCTGTTCCATCCCGACAGCTACTGGCGCGATGTGCTGGCGCTGAGCTGGAATATCCAGACGCTGAATGGCGCCGACGCCATTCTGGAAGCCCTTCCGCCGCTGGCTCACCGCATGGCTCCCGCAGGCTTTGCCATCGCCCCCGATCGCGCTGCGCCGCGCAAGGTGATGCGGGCGGGCACCAACGCCATTGAGGCGATCTTCAGGTTCGAAACCAGGGTCGGGCGCGGCAACGGCATCATCCGCCTGATCCCCGATGCGGACGATGGCAATCGGCTGAAGGCCTGGACGCTGCTGACCGAGCTTGGCGAGCTGAAAGGCTTTGAGGAGCAGCTCGGCGTCAACCGCCCGCGCGGCAACGCCTATTCGCGGGATTTTCGCGGGCCGAACTGGCTCGACCTGCGCAAGGCCTCAGCCGGATATTCGGATCGTGATCCCACCGTGCTGGTCATCGGAGGCGGGCAATCCGGGCTGTCCATCGCCGCGCGGCTGAAGCAATTGAATGTCGATACGTTGATCGTCGATCGCGAAATGCGCATCGGCGACAATTGGCGCAAGCGTTATCACGCGCTGACGCTGCACAACCAGGTGCAGGTCAATCACCTGCCCTACATGCCCTTCCCGCCGAGCTGGCCGACCTATATCCCCAAGGACAAGCTCGCCAACTGGTTCGAAGCCTATGTCGAGGCCATGGAGCTGAATTTTTGGACCGGGACCGAGTTCGAGGGCGGCAGCTATAACGAGACGGAAGGCCGCTGGACGGTGACGCTGCGCTGCGCCGACGGCAGCAAGCGCAGCATGCATCCACGCCATGTCGTGCTGGCGACCGGCGTCAGCGGCATTCCGAGTGTGCCTGACATTCCGGGATTAAAGGACTTTGCCGGCAAGGTGATGCATTCCAGCCAGTATGACGACGGTGAGAATTGGAAGGGCAAGCGCGCCATCGTGATCGGCACCGGTAACAGCGGTCACGACATCGCGCAGGACCTGCATTCCAGCGGCGCTCACGTCGCGCTGTTCCAGCGCTCCTCCACGCTGGTCGTCAGCATCGAACCGTCGGCACAACTGGTCTACGCGCCTTACAATGAAGGCACGCTGGAGGATAACGACCTGATCGTGACCTCGATGCCACTGAAGCTGGCACGCAAGAGCCACGCATTGACCGCGGAAAAATCCAAGGCGCTCGACACAGAATTGCTCGAAGGGCTGGAACGCGTCGGCTTCAAGCTCGATTTCGGCGAGGACAATACCGGCTGGCAGTTCAAATATCTCACCCGCGGCGGCGGCTATTATTTCAACGTCGGCTGCTCGGATCTTATTGTCAGAGGCGATATCGCGCTGAAGCAATTTGCCGATCTCGACACGTTCACGGCCGCAGGCGCCAAGATGAAGGACGGCGAGACCATCGCCGCCGATCTCGTCGTGCTGGCGACGGGCTACAAGCGCCAGGAAGAGCTGGTGCGAAAACTTTTCGGCGAGAGGATCGAAAAACGCGTCGGTACCATCTGGGGCTTCGGCGAGGAGCAGGAACTGCGCAACATGTATACGCGCACCGGCCAACCCGGCCTCTGGCTGATCGCCGGCGGCCTCGCGCAATGCCGCATCGGCTCAAAGCACTTAGCCCTGCAGATCAAGGCGATCGAGGAAGGGCTGTTGCCGCGCTGA
- a CDS encoding acyl-CoA synthetase — protein MTSIISGDRQISYPDIHARIARAATGFKALGVSGGTPVGMMLRNDFAFFEVSGAAAALGSPVVPINWHLKAEEVAYILADSGAKILVCHADLLPQIRDGLPADVRLLVVATPPEIAAAFNVAPALTQIPDGMTDWDRWRDTHAPSQDAPIGSAPMFYTSGTTGLPKGVRRKPMTPEQAAASARVGGIAYGVKPNEDQVILMNGPMYHSAPNSYGMLAFRSGCAIVLEPRFDPEDMLQLIERHRVTHMHMVPTMFVRLLRLPDEIKRRYDLSSLRFIVHGAAPCPPQVKRAMICWWGPVINEYFGSTETGIPVWHSAEEALAKPGTVGRAIEGGVVKIFRPDGSPCGVGEPGEIYMRQMSVPDFDYHGKAEARAEAGRDGLVSVGDVGYLDADGYLFLCDRKRDMVISGGVNIYPAEIENALIGMDGVRDCAVFGVPDDEFGERLFACIEPEADAALSPAAVQDFLRGRLANFKVPKDIQFMDAMPREATGKIFKRKLRDLYAEGRLRAIG, from the coding sequence ATGACATCGATCATCAGCGGCGACCGCCAGATCAGCTATCCCGACATCCACGCCCGCATCGCGCGGGCGGCGACGGGCTTCAAGGCGCTCGGCGTCAGTGGCGGCACGCCGGTCGGCATGATGCTGCGCAACGATTTTGCATTCTTCGAAGTCTCCGGCGCCGCCGCAGCGCTGGGCAGCCCCGTGGTGCCGATCAACTGGCACCTGAAGGCCGAGGAAGTCGCCTACATCCTCGCCGACAGCGGCGCGAAAATCCTGGTCTGCCACGCCGACTTGCTGCCGCAGATCAGAGACGGCCTGCCCGCCGACGTGCGGCTCCTGGTGGTGGCTACGCCGCCGGAAATCGCAGCCGCCTTCAACGTCGCGCCCGCGCTGACGCAAATCCCAGACGGCATGACGGATTGGGACCGCTGGCGCGACACGCATGCGCCCTCGCAGGACGCGCCGATCGGCAGCGCGCCGATGTTCTATACCTCGGGCACCACAGGCCTGCCGAAGGGCGTGCGCCGCAAGCCGATGACGCCGGAACAGGCTGCGGCCTCCGCCCGCGTCGGCGGCATCGCCTATGGCGTCAAGCCGAACGAGGACCAGGTGATCCTGATGAACGGCCCGATGTACCATTCGGCGCCGAACTCTTACGGCATGCTGGCATTCCGCAGCGGCTGCGCAATCGTGCTCGAACCGCGCTTCGACCCCGAAGACATGCTGCAACTGATCGAGCGTCATCGAGTTACCCACATGCACATGGTGCCGACGATGTTCGTGCGCCTGCTGCGGCTGCCGGATGAAATCAAGCGTCGCTACGATCTGTCGTCGCTGCGCTTCATCGTGCATGGGGCTGCGCCCTGCCCGCCGCAGGTCAAGCGCGCCATGATCTGTTGGTGGGGCCCGGTCATCAACGAATATTTCGGCTCGACCGAAACCGGCATCCCGGTGTGGCACTCCGCCGAAGAGGCGCTCGCAAAACCCGGCACTGTTGGCCGCGCTATCGAAGGCGGCGTCGTGAAAATCTTCCGCCCCGACGGTTCACCGTGCGGCGTTGGCGAACCCGGCGAAATCTATATGCGGCAAATGTCCGTGCCGGATTTCGACTATCACGGCAAGGCCGAGGCCCGCGCCGAGGCCGGCCGCGACGGCCTCGTCAGCGTCGGCGACGTCGGCTACCTCGACGCGGACGGCTATTTGTTCCTGTGCGACCGCAAGCGCGACATGGTGATCTCCGGCGGCGTCAACATCTATCCGGCGGAGATTGAGAACGCGCTGATCGGCATGGACGGCGTGCGCGACTGCGCGGTGTTCGGCGTTCCCGACGACGAATTCGGCGAGCGGCTTTTTGCGTGCATCGAGCCGGAAGCGGATGCGGCGCTGTCCCCGGCCGCCGTGCAGGATTTTTTGCGCGGACGTCTCGCCAACTTCAAGGTGCCCAAGGACATCCAGTTCATGGACGCCATGCCGCGCGAGGCCACCGGCAAGATTTTCAAGCGCAAGCTGCGCGATCTATATGCCGAGGGCAGGCTGCGGGCGATTGGATGA
- a CDS encoding DUF2380 domain-containing protein — translation MKLRIMSLALAAAAIVSVCPVRHGKAQAGLPVLAVAEIYYVDTSGEVIDQSADHRRRLREFEAALRSDLVASGKIANAALECPPNACSVGDIHDGQLLGKAKEAGATHLLIGRFHKMSTLIQQAKFDVIDVKARKVVFARYISFRGDNDAAWRRAESFLARQILDHGEW, via the coding sequence ATGAAATTGCGGATCATGAGCCTCGCTTTGGCCGCCGCCGCTATTGTCTCCGTCTGTCCTGTCCGGCACGGCAAAGCGCAGGCTGGCCTTCCCGTGCTCGCCGTCGCCGAAATCTACTATGTCGACACCTCGGGTGAGGTGATCGATCAAAGCGCCGACCACCGCCGGCGGCTGCGTGAATTCGAAGCCGCGTTGCGCAGCGATCTGGTAGCGAGTGGAAAGATAGCGAATGCAGCGCTTGAATGTCCGCCAAACGCCTGCTCGGTGGGCGACATCCATGACGGTCAACTGCTGGGCAAGGCGAAGGAGGCCGGCGCCACCCATCTATTGATTGGCCGCTTTCACAAGATGAGCACGCTGATACAGCAGGCGAAATTCGACGTCATCGACGTGAAAGCGCGGAAAGTCGTGTTCGCTCGCTATATCAGCTTCCGCGGCGACAACGACGCGGCCTGGCGGCGAGCGGAATCCTTCCTTGCCCGGCAAATCCTCGATCACGGCGAATGGTGA